The following are encoded together in the Fibrobacter sp. UWB10 genome:
- the rbfA gene encoding 30S ribosome-binding factor RbfA: MSRRTDRLDEQFREEIGKLLQKGLKDPRVSSLASITRVTITDDLSYAKVMVSVMGSDKEKRDSLIGLKNSAGYIRTVLGKALKIRKIPELNFVLDENLEHAMHIESILAELKQKGDL, from the coding sequence ATGAGTCGTAGAACTGACAGATTGGACGAACAGTTCCGCGAGGAAATCGGCAAGCTCTTGCAGAAGGGCTTGAAGGATCCTCGTGTGAGCAGCCTCGCCAGCATCACACGCGTCACGATTACCGATGACCTGAGCTACGCAAAGGTCATGGTGTCTGTGATGGGTTCCGACAAGGAAAAGCGTGATTCGCTGATTGGCCTCAAGAATTCGGCGGGTTATATCCGCACTGTTTTAGGCAAGGCGCTTAAGATCCGTAAGATTCCGGAACTGAATTTTGTTCTGGATGAAAACTTGGAACACGCCATGCATATCGAAAGCATTCTGGCCGAACTGAAGCAGAAAGGGGACTTGTAA
- the infB gene encoding translation initiation factor IF-2, translated as MANEEQIKPVDWAKEHGVKVDVVMKLLRDAGVAVRTQVSKLDAKDYEKIEADAEAERQKAEARNKNLKKASSAETSNASSDKKNESASAGDGKLKAKLIRTKKPAAAKPAATVKPAAPKAEAPAAAEAPKAAPVAPKAETPAPAPKAPEVKPAAPAAPAPKAEAPAAAPAPAAKPAAPVAPKAPAAPVAAKPAPAAPAAPKAEAPAAPAAKPAAPAPAAAPAVAKPAMVTPGMELKQPPMKAQVFKPDEAILARIKKSQQQAQATRGGHRNNNGNQQGYTGTFGRLSNNNGDNRNGNRRNDNRNGNGGNNNGGRTFTGRTGGFTGNSMQDAFNASNNAAQGFGGQNQGGKGGKQQNGRHGQNDKNRRNNGKDRMEQQKELQQEAVRQNVSRVMADLSKKPVKKVYRKEHNDNNSGEEKKILKTSDFITVGELAGLMDQMPARVIAKCMEMGMMVTINARLDFETIQLLADEFGYEAQLMEEYEEEVLGVEEESSENLKPRHPVVTVMGHVDHGKTSLLDWIRKTHVVSGESGGITQHIGAYEVTTKQGKVTFLDTPGHEAFSAMRARGSQVTDVIVLVVAADSMVMPQTVESIELAKREKVPMVVAITKIDLPTANPDKIRAQLAERGVEVEQWGGSTSCIEVSARTGQGMDDLLETLALEAEVLELKANPEAHARGAVVESKLDVGKGSMATILVQNGTLHVGDPFVCGIYAGRVRAMFNERGEQMKEAPPSAPCQVLGFDGTPQAGDDLIVVEDEKTAREIASKRRMAARERDLRSRNVKTLEDTFNDRKEGKLSELNLIVKADVGGSAEALAASLEKLTNKEVRVNIIRKGVGTITESDILLATTAQAIIISFHLMPSLSIREMAQKEGIEIRNYRVIYDCIEDITNAVEGLLKPTMREELSGEAEIRQVFKIPKIGLIAGCMVTDGEVDRTSHVRVYRNGVELGTTVVQSLKRMKDDVKSVARGFECGIGLKGYEDIKEGDSLIFFKEVKVARTLKDVAREEAEEKAKKAEESNES; from the coding sequence AAAAAGGCATCTTCCGCCGAAACTTCCAATGCTTCTTCCGACAAGAAGAACGAGTCTGCTTCGGCTGGCGATGGCAAGTTGAAGGCCAAGCTGATTAGAACGAAGAAGCCTGCTGCAGCAAAGCCTGCCGCAACGGTGAAGCCCGCTGCCCCGAAGGCCGAGGCTCCGGCTGCTGCCGAAGCTCCGAAGGCAGCACCTGTTGCCCCGAAGGCTGAAACTCCGGCTCCTGCCCCGAAGGCTCCCGAAGTGAAACCTGCTGCTCCTGCAGCACCGGCTCCGAAGGCTGAAGCCCCTGCCGCAGCACCTGCTCCGGCCGCAAAGCCCGCCGCACCGGTCGCCCCGAAGGCTCCGGCCGCTCCCGTCGCAGCAAAGCCTGCTCCGGCAGCTCCCGCAGCCCCGAAGGCTGAAGCCCCTGCAGCTCCCGCTGCTAAGCCGGCCGCTCCTGCTCCCGCAGCAGCTCCTGCCGTTGCAAAGCCTGCCATGGTTACCCCGGGCATGGAACTCAAGCAGCCTCCGATGAAGGCTCAGGTGTTCAAACCTGACGAAGCTATTCTTGCTCGTATCAAGAAGTCTCAGCAACAGGCTCAGGCAACTCGCGGCGGTCACCGTAACAACAACGGTAACCAGCAGGGTTATACAGGAACTTTTGGTCGCCTTTCGAACAACAATGGCGACAACCGCAACGGCAATCGCCGTAACGACAACCGTAATGGCAATGGCGGCAACAACAATGGTGGCCGTACCTTTACGGGCCGCACGGGTGGCTTTACCGGCAACTCGATGCAAGACGCCTTTAACGCTAGCAACAATGCAGCCCAGGGCTTTGGTGGCCAGAACCAGGGCGGCAAGGGTGGCAAGCAGCAGAACGGCCGTCACGGTCAGAATGACAAGAACCGTCGCAATAACGGCAAGGACCGCATGGAGCAACAGAAGGAGCTCCAGCAGGAAGCCGTACGTCAGAACGTTTCTCGCGTGATGGCAGACCTTTCCAAGAAGCCTGTCAAGAAAGTTTATCGCAAGGAACACAACGACAATAATTCCGGCGAAGAAAAGAAAATCCTCAAGACTTCCGACTTTATCACTGTGGGCGAACTCGCTGGCCTTATGGACCAGATGCCGGCCCGCGTGATTGCGAAGTGCATGGAAATGGGCATGATGGTGACCATCAACGCCCGCCTCGATTTTGAAACCATCCAGCTCTTGGCTGACGAATTCGGTTACGAAGCCCAGCTGATGGAAGAATACGAAGAAGAAGTGCTCGGCGTGGAAGAAGAATCTTCTGAAAACCTGAAGCCGCGTCACCCGGTGGTGACGGTGATGGGCCACGTTGACCACGGTAAAACTTCTTTGCTCGACTGGATTCGTAAGACCCACGTGGTGTCCGGCGAATCGGGTGGTATTACGCAGCACATCGGTGCATACGAAGTCACTACCAAGCAGGGTAAGGTGACCTTCCTCGATACCCCGGGTCACGAAGCATTCAGTGCTATGCGTGCTCGCGGTTCTCAGGTGACCGACGTGATCGTGCTTGTGGTGGCTGCCGACTCCATGGTGATGCCGCAGACTGTTGAATCTATTGAACTTGCCAAGCGCGAAAAGGTGCCGATGGTCGTGGCTATCACGAAGATCGACTTGCCGACCGCTAACCCCGACAAGATTCGCGCCCAGCTCGCTGAACGCGGCGTGGAAGTGGAACAGTGGGGTGGTTCTACCAGCTGTATCGAAGTTTCTGCACGTACGGGCCAGGGCATGGACGACCTTTTGGAAACGCTCGCCCTCGAAGCTGAAGTGCTCGAACTCAAGGCTAATCCAGAAGCTCACGCTCGCGGTGCCGTGGTGGAATCCAAGCTCGACGTGGGTAAGGGTTCTATGGCTACGATCCTCGTGCAGAACGGTACGCTCCATGTGGGTGACCCGTTCGTTTGCGGTATTTACGCTGGTCGTGTCCGTGCTATGTTTAACGAACGTGGCGAACAGATGAAGGAAGCTCCTCCGTCTGCTCCGTGTCAGGTGCTCGGCTTTGACGGTACTCCGCAGGCCGGTGATGACTTGATCGTGGTCGAAGATGAAAAGACTGCACGTGAAATTGCCTCTAAGCGCCGTATGGCTGCTCGTGAACGCGACCTGCGTTCTCGTAACGTGAAGACTTTGGAAGATACCTTCAACGATCGTAAGGAAGGTAAACTCTCCGAACTCAACCTTATTGTTAAGGCCGACGTGGGCGGTTCTGCAGAAGCTCTTGCTGCAAGCCTCGAAAAGCTTACCAACAAGGAAGTGCGCGTCAACATTATCCGTAAGGGTGTGGGTACCATTACGGAATCCGATATCTTGCTCGCTACGACCGCACAGGCAATCATTATTTCCTTCCACTTGATGCCGTCGCTCTCTATCCGCGAAATGGCCCAGAAGGAAGGCATCGAAATCCGCAACTACCGCGTGATTTACGACTGCATTGAAGATATCACCAACGCTGTGGAAGGCCTCTTGAAGCCGACCATGCGCGAAGAACTCTCCGGCGAAGCCGAAATTCGCCAGGTGTTCAAGATTCCGAAGATCGGTCTCATCGCAGGCTGTATGGTTACCGACGGCGAAGTCGACCGTACCAGTCATGTGCGCGTGTACCGCAACGGCGTGGAACTCGGTACGACCGTGGTCCAGTCCTTGAAGCGCATGAAGGACGACGTCAAGTCTGTCGCTCGTGGCTTTGAATGCGGTATCGGTCTTAAGGGTTACGAAGACATCAAGGAAGGCGATAGCTTGATCTTCTTCAAGGAAGTCAAGGTTGCCCGTACCCTGAAGGATGTCGCCCGCGAAGAAGCCGAAGAAAAGGCCAAGAAGGCTGAGGAGTCCAATGAGTCGTAG